In Solidesulfovibrio carbinoliphilus subsp. oakridgensis, the sequence CTCGGATGACAGGCTATTTCATCACCGGCACGGGCACGGGCATCGGCAAATCCTGGTTTTCGGCTTTTTTCGCGGCCAGGCTCAAGGCCGAGGGCAAGACCGTCCGGTACGTCAAGCCCGTGGCCACGGGCTATCCCGAGGACGACGACGCGGCCTTCGTGGCCGGCCGGGCCGGGCTGGCTCCCGAGGACGCGGTCACGCTCTACACGGCGGCCGAGCCGGCTTCCCCGTGCTTCGTGTTCGACCCCTTTCCGTTTGCGGAGTGCGTCTCGCGCATCGAGGCCCTCGGGACCGACCGCGACGTCCTTCTCGTCGAAAGCGCCGGCGGCCTGGCCGTGCCGCTCGGCGGGCGGCGCTACAACTACCACTTCGCCCTGGCCCTTGGCCTCCAAACCATCCTGGTCGTGCCCAACAGGCTCGGCTGCCTGTCCGACGCCCTCGTCTACGGCCACTTTGCCCTGCGCCACAAGCTGCCGCTGGCCGCCATCGCCCTAAACGACCACTTTGCCGAATCGCCGCGCCACGCCGACCGCAACGCAGGCGTGCTCGAAGGGGAGTTCCCGGGCAAGGTGGCCTGGCGGTATGACGCCGAGACATTGAGAGCCTGGGGGGAACCGCTTTGAAAGCGGTTCCCCCCAGACCCCCTTCCCAACATCCGCGTCGCAGCGCCTGAGCGCGTCATACCATATCCCCTTTCGGGGGGTCCGGGGGGGATGATCCCCCCGGCCGCCGGAGGCCTCTTTTTCCCCGTCCCCCGCTTATTCCCGTCCCAGCATTTTCATGGCCGCGTCCACACTCGCGTTTTCGTGCACGATGGCCGTCACGGCCTGCAAGAGCCTGGCCGGGTCCGGGTCCTGGAAGATGTTGCGGCCGACCGAGAGGCCGGTGCCGCCGGCCATGACGCTGTCCGCGATCATGGTCAGAAAGCCGCGCGTGGAGTCGGTCTTGGGGCCGCCGGCGATGACGACCGGCACGCAGCAGCCGGCCACGACCCGGGCGAAGCTGTCCGGATCGCCGGTGTAGGGCACCTTCACCATGTCCGCGCCGAGCTCGTTGCCCACCCGGGCGCAGTGGGCCACCACGTCCGCGTCGAACTCGTTTCGGACCTTCGGTCCCCGGGCGTAGACCATGGCCAGGACCGGCACGCTCCACGAGGCCGCCGCCTCGGTCACCATCCCCAAGTCGTCGAGCATCCGGGCCTCGGTCTCGTCGCCGAGGTTCACGTGCACGGACACGGCGTCGGCCCCGAGCCGGATGGCCTCTTCCACGGTGCAGACAAGCGTCTTGGCGTTGGGGTAGGGCGACAGGTTGGTCGAGGCGGACAGGTGGATGATGAGCCCCACGTCCCGGCCCCGGGCCCGGTGGCCGCACCGCACCACCCCCTTGTGCATGAGCACGGCGTTGGCGCCGCCGGCCACGATGTTGGTGACCGCCTCGCGCATGTCCGCAATGCCCTCGATGGGGCCGACGGAAACGCCGTGGTCGAGGGGCACGATGATGGTGCGGCCGGTGTCGCGGTTGAGGATGCGTTCGAGGCGGATGGATTTGCCGATGGTCATGGTGCTTCTCCTTGGCTTTTTGCGCGAAGGAGCCGGGACCCCGGCGGCGACTCATGAAAAAGGGCCGCCGGGCATTGCGCCCGCGGCCCTTGGCGGCGGTGTTGTGGGATGCGGCCTATCCGGCCGCGCCCTCCGCCTGGCCGCGAGCGCGATACCCGTAATAATACGAGCTGGAAAAAAGGGGGCGCTTGGCGGTCATGCGGCGTGTCATGGCGATACGCTACCAAAGGCCCGGCCGGCCCGTCAAGAGCCGTCCGGCAATGTGCCCGGCAATGCGTCCATGGCCTTGCGCCGGCCGTGTCCCGGTGCCGGAATATTTTTCACAGTCAGGCCATGTTCGTCTTGTAGGGCGAAAGAAATGGTGTAAGGTGAACCAGAGTCGCGTGTAGTGCCAAAAGACATGAAAGAGGATTTTTTGTAGTGGCCAATCTATCTGTCGCCATGAATATGATCAGTCTCATCATCGTCGATGATCATGAAATCGTTCGGGAAGGCACGCGGTATTTCCTGAGCGGCATTCCCACGGTCCGGGTCGTTGGCATGGCCGCCACCCCCGGCGAAGCCCTGCAACTCGTGGCCAGGTATTATCCGGACGTGGCCCTGGTGGACCTCGGCCTGCCGTCTCTGGAGATCGGCCGGGGCCTGATCGAGGACATCAAAGCCCACCATCCCCGGGTCAAGATACTGGCTTTCACCGCGCACGAGGATGCCTTGGCCATCCACAGTTCCCTGGCCGCCGGGGCGGATGGCTATCTCCTCAAAACCGCATCCACCGACGAACTGGCCACCGCCATCATGGCCGTGGCCACAGGCAAGAAGTACCTGAGTCCGGACGTGTCGGCCAATGTGGTGGACGGGTTTGTCAACCCTGACGGCGGATCGCATGGCAGCAAAGTCAATTTGTCGCGCCGGGAACGGGAAGTGCTGCGGTTTGTCATGGAAAGCAGAGGCAACAAGGAAATCGGGGAGCTGCTTTTCATCAGTCATCGGACCGTGGAAAAGCACAAGGCCAGCCTGAAAAAGAAACTTCTGTGCGATACGGATGTGGAACTGGCCATCTACTGCATGAAAAACGATATTCTGTAAGCCGCTCTCGCATTGAAACGGGCAGGGCTTCTCCCGGGCCTGCCCGTCCGTTCCCGTCCGTTCCCGCCGAGCCCGTCCGTTCCCGCCGAGCCCGTCCTTTCCCGCCGAGCCCGTCCGTTCCCGCCGAGCCCGGTCGCCGGGACAGGGTCCCTCGCCTCCCCCGGGAGCCTCGGTTCCCCTTGCTTCCGTTCGCTTTTCCCGCCGCCATCCACCGCCCCCGGTTCCGTGTCGGGCCAGGCGGCTTTTTCCGTTCCGGGGACGGCCGGCCGGACCGCCGGTGACGGCCCGTGGCCGGGGCCTTGGCTGCCCGCCTGGGGCGAAACGCCGGCCAAAGCGCCTTTGCGCCGCCATTTGGCACGGTTGGGGCAAAGGGTCGGCGACATGGGCGATCCACCTATGGCAAATGGGGGATCGCCCCCATTCCGCTCGGTCGCAAACCGCAGCAAAGAGTAAAATATCAAAAAATAAGAGGCCGTGTGCCGCAAGCGGGGGACGGGGCAACGACAGAAGAGGGCGGAAAGGGAAGGAAGCCTGGGCCGCGGTGGAAGCTTCAAGCGGGCGCCCTGGGCGAAAGCGCCCGGTGCGGGCGCACGCGAGGCAGGAAAGTGCCAGCCAAGCGTTGGAGCTTCCCTCCGGAACAGCAACGCAGGCAACAAAGGGGATACACATGAAGGACACGGGGCCGATGCCGCCATCACGGGAACCTTTCTTCCCGCCGACCGCTCCGGGAGCCGGGCAGGCCGCCGTACTGCCGCTGGGGGAGGCCTTGACGGCCTTCCGGCTTCCCCTCCTCCTGGGGCTCGTGGCCCTGGCCGTGGCCTACCATCAGGTCGTCGCGGCCATGGTCCATGACTGGTATGTGGACGACAATGCCTCCCACGGCTTTCTCATTCCGCTCATTGCCGGCTACCTCGTCTGGACGCGCCGGGAGGAGCTGGCCGCCGTGCCGACCGGTTCGAGTCCGGCCGGGCTCGGCGTGGCCGTGGCCGCGGCCCTCATGCTCGTGGCCGGCTGGCTGGCCACGGAATTTTTCACCATGCGCCTGTCGCTCCTCGTGGCCCTGGCCGGGTGCGTGCTCTACTGGCTGGGCCGGGAAGTCTTCTCGAAGCTGCTGACGCCCTTGCTCTTCCTGGTGTTCATGATTCCCATTCCGGCCGTGGTCTACGATGCCGCCGCCTTTCCGCTCAAGCTCTTCGTGAGCTGGTTTTCGGTCGGCGTGCTCAAGCTCATGGGCCTCATGGTGGTTCGCGAGGGCAACGTCATCCTGTTCCCCAACGTCACCCTGGAGGTGGTGGAGGCCTGCAGCGGCCTGCGTTCCCTGACCTCGCTCCTGGCCTTGGCCACGGCCTACGCCCTGGTCCTCGTGCGGTCGCCCTGGCAGCGCCTGATCCTGATCGCCGCCGCCGTCCCCATCGCCGTTTTCGCCAATGTCCTGCGGGTGGTGGTCACGGGCGTGCTGGCCCGCCACATCGGGGCCGCGGCGGCGGAGGGCTTTTTCCACGAATTCGCCGGATTGGCGACATTCGCCTTGGCGCTTGTCGCCCTGGCCGGCCTGCACCAGGTCCTGCGGAGGTTCCGGTGAAGACACCCTGGTATCGGTATCTGGCAATCTATTGCCTCTTCCTGGCCACGGCCGGCTACATCGCCCTGCACCGGGAGACGGCCGAGCCCCTGGCCCGGCCCCTGGCGGACTTTCCCGCCCGGGTCGGAGCCTGGCGCACGGTCCACCAGGAGCAGTTCAGCCGGGAGCTCCTGGAGGTGCTGCGGCCAAGCGACTACCTGTCGCGGCGCTATCTGGGACCTGACGGGAAAACCGTCAACCTCTACATCGGCTACCACGACGGGGCCCAAGGGTCCGGGCCCATCCATTCCCCCAAGAACTGCCTGCCGGGCAGCGGCTGGTTCGAGGTCGTGTCGCGGCCGGTCGAATTCGACGTCGGCGGGGAACGCGTTCGCCTGACCCAGGCCATCTACCGCCAGGGCGAGCGCCAGGAATTGTTCGTGTACTGGTTCATGGTCCGGGGGGAGGTCCTGTCCACCGAAATCGGTCTCAAGCTGGCGGAGATCGCCAACTCGGTGCAACACGGCCAGCGGGGCGCAAGCTTCGTGCGCCTGAACCTTGGCACGCAAAACGATCCGGCCGAGGCCGCGTCCGTCGCCGAAGCCTTCATCAAGCAAGCCTATCCGGTCATCCACTTCTTTCTGGCGCCCTAAGCGGGGAAGGCATTGCCATGCACACCATTCTCGTCGCCGCGTCCCTCACCCTTGGGCTGGCGCTTTGCATCATGATCCTGTTTCGCAGCCAGTTCGTGCCGAGCGACGGCCTGCTCCTGATCGGCCTGCTCGGGCTGTCGGCCGCCGAACTGCTCAACGCCCAGGCGCTGGCCTCCTCGGCCGACGTCCTGGCCTTCGAACGGTGGAGCCTGGCGGCCCACGGCCTGGCTTTCTGGGCCCTGGCCGGTTTCAGCCTGGTCTATGCCAGAATCCTGCAGCCGCACTCCCTCTCGAGGTTCCAGCTCCTTCTCCTCACGGCCTGCGCGGCCCTGCCCACCCTGCCCCTCGTCCTGCCGGCGCCGAGCCTGTTTTTCGCCCCGGCCCTCCACGCCCCCTGGGTCATTCCGCTGACCCGGCTCGGGTTCTACCATCAGCTGGGCCTCCTTCTGGCCGTGCTCTTTTCCCTCTACAACCTGGAGGGGACCCTGACGAGCGCCACCCATGTCAAACGGTGGCGCATCAAGTTCTTCGTGCTCGGCCTCATGGCCATGCTGGCCTCCCAGCTCCTGGTCATCAGCGAAGTGCTCCTTTACCGCGAGCTCGACCTGACCCTCAGTCCCACCCGGCAGATCGGCTTTCTGCTCGGCGTCCTCTTGATGGGCTATTCCCTGGCCACCCGGGGCGGGGAGGAGAAGATCGTCTTCTCGCGGCGGCTGGCCTACAAGTCCCTGGTGCTCTTCGCCGTCGGCGTCTACCTCGTCAGCATCGGGCTCCTCGGCCAGGCCATGCGCCAGTTCGACGACTTGAACAAGTCCACGGTCATCATGTCCCTGTCCCTTCTCGGCGGGGTCGGCGTGCTCACGCTCTTTTTGTCCGAGACCGTCCGCCGCAAGGTCAAGACGGACATGTGCAAGTATTTCTACAAGGACAAGTACGACTACCGGCTCCAGTGGCTGGATTTCATCCGCCGCCTGGTCGACGTCGGCGATCTGAAGGACCTCTACCAGGCCGTGCTCCTCGGGTTTTGCGAAAACCTGGGCATGGGCCAGGCGGCCCTCTACCTGCGCGACGCCCGGACCGGGAGTTTCGAACCGATCCACCAATGGGAGATGGGCGCGGCCAACACCCCCCTGCCGCCCGACCATCCCTGGTGCCAGCCGCCGTCGTTCGCCGGCGAGGTCAGCGACCTGCGCCATGTGCCCCCGCCCCCGCCGGCCCCGGCGGCCAGTTTTCTGGTGCCCCTCATGCACGGGCCCCTTTTCGAGGGATTCATCCTCCTCGACCATCCGTTCAATTCCCGGGAAGCCTACGACGAGGAGGACTTCGAGCTCATGGAGGCCCTGGCCCACCAGGCGACCTCGGCCATCCTGCTCATGCGCCTGGCCGACGAACTGTCCGCGGCCCGGGAAATGGAGGCCATGGGCAAGGTCTCGGCCTTTGTGCTCCACGACCTCAAAAACCTGGTCCACACCCTGTCGCTCATTGTGGAAAACGCCAAGAACTACATCCAGATGCCGGAATTTCAGCAGGACATGCTCGAGGCCCTCGACAACTCCATGTCCAAGATGATGGCCCTTATCCATCGGCTGCGGGGGGTGCCGAGCAGCGAGGCCCTGCGCTGCGAGGACACGGACCTGCTGGAGCTGGCCCGGGAATCCTCCAAGTCCGTGCCGGACGGCGTCCTTTCGGTCCACGGCGATTCCGTGCCCGCCACCGTGGACCGGGCCGAAATGTCCAAGGTGCTGGTCAACCTGTTTCGCAACGCCATGGAGGCGAGCCAGGGGAATCGTCCCGTGGAGGTGGAGGTCGGACGCGAGGGCCAGCCCTACGTCAAGGTCAGCGATTCCGGGTGCGGCATGGACGAGGAGTTCATCCGCAAGCGGCTTTTCGTCCCCTTTGCCACCACCAAGGACAAGGGGCACGGCATGGGGATCGGCCTCTACCAGAGCAAGCAGATCGTCGAGGCCCATGGCGGCCGGCTCATGGTGGAAAGCCAGCCCGGCCGGGGCTCGACCTTCACCGTCCTTTTGCCCGACGCCCAACCCTCATAACCACCAGGGCAAGTTCCATGACAGACCTCCTTATCGTCGACGACAACGGGGACATCCGCCGGCAACTCAAATGGGGCCTGTCCAAGGCTCCCTATGCCCTGCATTTCGCCACCCACGTGGAGGAGGCCTTGCAGGTCTT encodes:
- the bioD gene encoding dethiobiotin synthase gives rise to the protein MTGYFITGTGTGIGKSWFSAFFAARLKAEGKTVRYVKPVATGYPEDDDAAFVAGRAGLAPEDAVTLYTAAEPASPCFVFDPFPFAECVSRIEALGTDRDVLLVESAGGLAVPLGGRRYNYHFALALGLQTILVVPNRLGCLSDALVYGHFALRHKLPLAAIALNDHFAESPRHADRNAGVLEGEFPGKVAWRYDAETLRAWGEPL
- a CDS encoding 2-amino-3,7-dideoxy-D-threo-hept-6-ulosonate synthase produces the protein MTIGKSIRLERILNRDTGRTIIVPLDHGVSVGPIEGIADMREAVTNIVAGGANAVLMHKGVVRCGHRARGRDVGLIIHLSASTNLSPYPNAKTLVCTVEEAIRLGADAVSVHVNLGDETEARMLDDLGMVTEAAASWSVPVLAMVYARGPKVRNEFDADVVAHCARVGNELGADMVKVPYTGDPDSFARVVAGCCVPVVIAGGPKTDSTRGFLTMIADSVMAGGTGLSVGRNIFQDPDPARLLQAVTAIVHENASVDAAMKMLGRE
- a CDS encoding response regulator, which gives rise to MANLSVAMNMISLIIVDDHEIVREGTRYFLSGIPTVRVVGMAATPGEALQLVARYYPDVALVDLGLPSLEIGRGLIEDIKAHHPRVKILAFTAHEDALAIHSSLAAGADGYLLKTASTDELATAIMAVATGKKYLSPDVSANVVDGFVNPDGGSHGSKVNLSRREREVLRFVMESRGNKEIGELLFISHRTVEKHKASLKKKLLCDTDVELAIYCMKNDIL
- the xrtA gene encoding exosortase A, whose translation is MPPSREPFFPPTAPGAGQAAVLPLGEALTAFRLPLLLGLVALAVAYHQVVAAMVHDWYVDDNASHGFLIPLIAGYLVWTRREELAAVPTGSSPAGLGVAVAAALMLVAGWLATEFFTMRLSLLVALAGCVLYWLGREVFSKLLTPLLFLVFMIPIPAVVYDAAAFPLKLFVSWFSVGVLKLMGLMVVREGNVILFPNVTLEVVEACSGLRSLTSLLALATAYALVLVRSPWQRLILIAAAVPIAVFANVLRVVVTGVLARHIGAAAAEGFFHEFAGLATFALALVALAGLHQVLRRFR
- a CDS encoding exosortase C-terminal domain/associated protein EpsI codes for the protein MKTPWYRYLAIYCLFLATAGYIALHRETAEPLARPLADFPARVGAWRTVHQEQFSRELLEVLRPSDYLSRRYLGPDGKTVNLYIGYHDGAQGSGPIHSPKNCLPGSGWFEVVSRPVEFDVGGERVRLTQAIYRQGERQELFVYWFMVRGEVLSTEIGLKLAEIANSVQHGQRGASFVRLNLGTQNDPAEAASVAEAFIKQAYPVIHFFLAP
- the prsK gene encoding XrtA/PEP-CTERM system histidine kinase PrsK; translation: MHTILVAASLTLGLALCIMILFRSQFVPSDGLLLIGLLGLSAAELLNAQALASSADVLAFERWSLAAHGLAFWALAGFSLVYARILQPHSLSRFQLLLLTACAALPTLPLVLPAPSLFFAPALHAPWVIPLTRLGFYHQLGLLLAVLFSLYNLEGTLTSATHVKRWRIKFFVLGLMAMLASQLLVISEVLLYRELDLTLSPTRQIGFLLGVLLMGYSLATRGGEEKIVFSRRLAYKSLVLFAVGVYLVSIGLLGQAMRQFDDLNKSTVIMSLSLLGGVGVLTLFLSETVRRKVKTDMCKYFYKDKYDYRLQWLDFIRRLVDVGDLKDLYQAVLLGFCENLGMGQAALYLRDARTGSFEPIHQWEMGAANTPLPPDHPWCQPPSFAGEVSDLRHVPPPPPAPAASFLVPLMHGPLFEGFILLDHPFNSREAYDEEDFELMEALAHQATSAILLMRLADELSAAREMEAMGKVSAFVLHDLKNLVHTLSLIVENAKNYIQMPEFQQDMLEALDNSMSKMMALIHRLRGVPSSEALRCEDTDLLELARESSKSVPDGVLSVHGDSVPATVDRAEMSKVLVNLFRNAMEASQGNRPVEVEVGREGQPYVKVSDSGCGMDEEFIRKRLFVPFATTKDKGHGMGIGLYQSKQIVEAHGGRLMVESQPGRGSTFTVLLPDAQPS